The Brachyspira aalborgi genome has a segment encoding these proteins:
- the hslV gene encoding ATP-dependent protease subunit HslV, giving the protein MFKGTTICAVSRNGITAIAGDGQVTLGETVMKPNAVKLRRLFGGKIVSGFAGSTADAFTLFEKFEKRLEEYSGDLTRAAVELAREWRTDKMLRNLQALIIVASKDRMLLISGNGDVIESDNNILAIGSGGQYAKAAAIALTENTDLPADIIAKKSLEIASNICIYTNSNISLEVIE; this is encoded by the coding sequence ATGTTTAAAGGCACTACTATTTGCGCGGTAAGTAGAAACGGAATTACTGCCATAGCTGGAGACGGACAAGTTACGCTCGGTGAAACCGTTATGAAACCAAATGCCGTAAAATTAAGAAGACTATTCGGCGGAAAAATAGTGTCGGGTTTTGCTGGTTCTACTGCGGACGCTTTCACTTTATTTGAAAAATTTGAAAAAAGACTTGAAGAATATTCGGGCGATTTGACAAGAGCGGCGGTAGAGCTTGCAAGAGAATGGAGAACAGATAAAATGCTTAGAAATCTTCAGGCTTTAATAATAGTGGCAAGCAAAGATAGAATGCTTTTAATTTCTGGAAACGGAGATGTTATAGAAAGCGATAATAATATACTCGCTATTGGAAGCGGCGGACAATATGCAAAAGCGGCGGCTATAGCGCTTACGGAAAATACGGATTTGCCTGCAGATATTATAGCTAAAAAATCGCTTGAAATAGCTTCTAATATATGCATATACACTAATAGTAATATTTCTTTGGAGGTTATAGAATAA
- a CDS encoding GNAT family N-acetyltransferase, whose translation MINFLEIKDNLEYKDFAQNLYNEAFPIEERWDFNAILNNNNNKFYAILDGDIPVGITTIWEFLDFNYIEYLAIDKKFRGKNYGSKILTQILESLKDKLIVIEVEPYDLNEIAKKRIDWYLRFGFILADYDYNMACINEKKEEGTIKMKIMTTRKIKDKEEHDKITDYLYKNIYKPRLDNIDKQKI comes from the coding sequence ATGATAAATTTTTTAGAGATTAAAGATAATTTGGAATATAAAGATTTTGCTCAAAATTTATATAATGAAGCTTTTCCTATAGAAGAAAGATGGGATTTCAATGCAATTTTAAATAATAACAATAATAAATTTTATGCGATATTGGACGGCGATATTCCTGTTGGAATTACTACGATTTGGGAATTTTTAGATTTTAATTATATAGAATATTTAGCGATAGATAAAAAATTCAGAGGAAAAAATTACGGCTCAAAAATTTTAACTCAAATTTTAGAATCGTTAAAAGATAAATTAATCGTTATAGAAGTAGAACCTTATGATTTAAATGAAATTGCCAAAAAGCGTATAGATTGGTATTTGCGTTTTGGTTTTATACTTGCCGATTACGATTATAATATGGCTTGTATAAATGAAAAAAAAGAAGAGGGAACGATAAAAATGAAAATAATGACAACAAGAAAAATTAAAGATAAAGAAGAGCATGATAAAATTACAGATTATTTATATAAGAATATTTATAAACCAAGATTAGATAATATTGATAAGCAAAAAATATAA